The nucleotide sequence CCGGATGGGAGCGGTAATCAAATATATTCCTGCCCCGGTAATCATTGGCTTTACTTCAGGCATTGGAGTAACAATATGGATCGGTCAGTGGCGCGACTTTTTTGGTCTCCCGGCGATTAGCGGTGAACATTTTCACCAGAAGATCCTGCATCTGTTCTCTGTGCTTCCGCAGTTCGACAGCACCACGACTCTGCTTGCCGGCCTTTCTCTGTTTCTGGTTGTGTTTGGTGGCCGTATTCCCGGTTTAAGTAAAGTTCCCGGCCCGCTTATTGCCCTGATTTGCGGCACGCTTATCCAGTATTTTTTCGAGTTTGAGTCGGTCAGAACCATAGGCTCTGCCTTTGGCGGGATCCCTCAGGGTCTGCCTGAGCTGAGCTTTCCCGCATTTAATGATGCACACATCATTGAACTGATTGGTCCGGCATTTACCATCGCTATGCTGGGCTCCATTGAGTCGCTGCTGTCTGCCGTAGTCGCAGACGGCATGGCGGGAACAAAGCATAACTCGAATCAGGAACTGGTCGGACAGGGGCTGGCAAATATCGCCGCTCCTCTGTTTGGCGGCTTTGCGGCAACCGGAGCAATAGCAAGAACCGCAACCAACATCCGCAATGGAGGCAACAGCCCGGTCTCCGGCATAATTCACTCAGTGACTCTGGTACTGATACTCCTGCTGCTGGCACCGTTAGCGGTTCATATTCCGCTGGCAACACTCTCAGCCATACTGTTTGTGGTTGCCTGGAATATGAGTGAAGCCAGACACTTTATAAGAATTGTAAAGCAGGCCCCCAGAGCCGATGTCTCCATCTTATTGATCACCTTTTTCCTGACGGTATTTGCCGATCTGGTCATTGCGGTCAACATCGGGGTTATTCTGGCTACGCTGCACTTCTTAAGAAGAATGGCAGCCAGCGTGGAAGTGAAGGGTGGCTCAGATAAAGGGATTTCAAGGCAGCTAAAATATCACGGTATTGAGAAACTACCTGAAGGTCTGCTTGTGTACGCCGTTGACGGTCCCTTCTTTTTTGCAGCAGTGGATCAGTTTGAACATGCGCTGTCGGTTACACAGACAGAGCTGAAAACCGTGGTTATTGATCTTCAGCAGGTTCCGTTTATGGATATCACCGCCATTCAGACACTTGAGGATGTGATTAAGCAGCTGAAGCTGAAAGGCATTACCGTCCGCCTTTCCGGCGCAAACGCCAGAGTATCGAAAAAACTGCATAAGGCAGGTGTACTGGAACAGGTAGGGCTGGAAAACCGGTTTACGGAACTAAAGGCAGCGGTTAACGCAGGTTAACCGCCCGCCAGAATTCTAGTTTTTCACCTGAGGATTATTCACCGCATCAGTTTGTCCGTAGTCAACACCGTGTTTATTCAGGTAATCACGAATTAGCTGACGGACAACCTGAGACGGCGTGATATCCTGAGACGCACACAGCTGCTCAAGGGCTTGTTTTTTCTTCGGGTCGATAAGGACAGTAAGTCGGGCGCTTTTATTTTCCATTATAAGATCTATCAGTTATTACCATTCGATTATCATTTAATTATCATGCTTAACCGGGAAAAAACAAGTAGCTCATGATAATGGCGTCTTCTTTTCCGTTTTTAGCCGGATAGTAATCCCGTCTTCTGTCGACTTCATTAAACCCGGCTGAATCATAAAGCGCTATTGCTCTGGCATTGCTTTCCCTCACTTCAAGCCAGGCACTTTCTGCCTTTTGTGACTCGCAGTATTCAAGAAAACCGTCCAGCAATTCCCGGCCTATGCCCTGCCCCTGCTTTTCAGGGTTAACGGCAATATTTAGCAGAGTGACTTCGCCCACAATATTCTGGGCATAGAAATAACCAAGCACATTGTCCCTGTTGTCGACCAGCACGTGATGACAACCGCCACGGCTTGAAAGATCGTTAATCAGAGACTGAGACCAGGGATGAGTATGGGCAAGCTTTTCGATTTGCCAGACCTGAGGCAGATGCGCTTGCTGCATCGGAATAAGTTTATGAGTCATAGGAACAGATCTGCTGCCACAATGCTCTGCGCAGCTCTACATTACCATCAATTTCGTTTAACAGAGGAGAGGTGAGGATATTGGCCTCTTCCAGCGGGCTGGCTTCACATCCGGAAAACCAGACCCACTTCAGGCCACCTGACTGAATCTGATTTAGCTGGTGCGGATAAATGTGTCTGGCCTGATCCAGCGTCAGCTTAATGCTCTTGAGCACCTTTTCAAACATAACCACGATCTCGCCTTCCGGCTTTTCCGGAGAGACCAGCAGTAACCTGCAGTTTTCATCAAGCACAACAGGGGCGGCTTCATAGCCCTCTATTCGTTCCGGGTGTTCAAGAGTCCAGGAGTCAATACCCATTTCCGCCAGATAACTCTGGGTCTTTCTTGTCATCTGTCTGCCTTAAACCTGCGCAAACTCTTCGCTGTACTGAATAAGGCCTTTTTTCCCGTCGAAAATACCCGGCTCCAGCTCAGCAACTCTGAAGGCACCTTCAGGCACTTCCCACTCGCAACTAAAACCAAAATCAGCCGAATCTTTGAAACCATAGCGACCATAGAAAGCAGGATCCCCCAGCACAACACAGGCTGAGTAACCAAACTGATACAAAGACTCCAGACCTTCCTTTATCAAATCGCCGGCAATCCCCTGATTGCGGTACTCTTCTTTTACCGCCACCGGTGCCATTCCCTGCCAGCCCAGATCTTCACCTTCCAGACTAACCGGGCTGAACATAACGTAACCGACAACTTCACCTTCGTCATTACAGGCCACCAGCGCCAGAGTGAGTTTTGCATTTTCTCTCAGCTTCATCACCAGACTGGCTTCAGCCTCTGTTTCAAAAGCCGATTTAAGCAGTGCGTCTACCGGCAGAATATCTGCAGGCGCTTCAGTTCGAATAAGCATTAGTGTCCCCGGAATCAAGGTTTTCTTCCTGCATACCTTTGTAAACAAAGTCTGCCAGTTGGTTAATCATGACCTGCAACGCCTTAGGCAAAGCATCCAGATCTATGCTGTCCATTAAGTTTTTTACTTCCAGTCCCAGCTCAGTATCGCCTTCAATACTTAACCTGCGCTGGAAGAAAAGCGTATCCGGGTCTTCCTTGCGTCCGGCAATAAGAACAAGATCATTCAGCTTTCCTGAAAAACTCACGTCTTCCTGTTCAGTTTTATCGGAAACAACAAGCTTCTCATCCTGATAGCTGATAAACCAGTTCAGGTTCAGGTCAACGACAGAAACTCTTAACCATTTGTCTTCCAGAAACTCAAAGTCACCATCTTCAAGAGACTCATGAAACACCTGCTTTAGCCCTTCCAGGAGGACGGTTTTTTGAACAGATTTAGGTAAAAACTGGACTGGAGGTCTCAAAATGCCTGCAGCATTGTGAACCAAATGCTTTCGAATCTTGTTTAGCACAGCTGTTTTCCGTTAGTTTGTTGCTTCAATTTCGCCATGATAGTGGATATTCTCAGGAATATCCTAATATTTCTTAAAAATAGCGTCGGGTGTTTAGCCATTTTACTTCCGCGCTTTCACATATCTGCTATCAGGGTTATAGTACTATAAGTTGTAAAAGTATCGGCAGAGTAATATTGATGCATAACTGTTTTTGTAGTTTCCACAGTATAAACTCGTATAAATTTTGGTAATTCATTGATGCCCGCGCTAAAGCAAATACAAAAGTGGTTTTCACAACTAACGGATCCAAGTCCGTTTCTTTTTGCTGTGCTGGATAACAAGCACAATTACAGCAGTGTAAACAGTCGGTACTGTGAGATTGCCGGTTTATCTAAAGACGAACTGCAGGGAATGAACGATATTAAGGTGCTGGGTGAAAACTTCTACAAGCATCTAAAACCCTATTATGATCGTGCTTTTCAGGGCGAGTCTGTTGAGGCTGAAATCACCCTCAACGACCATGAGCATGAAACCAGCATGCATTTTAGCGTTTCACCTGTTTTAACTGATGGCCGCATTGAGCTTATTACTTTCCATGCCATCGATACATCAGAGAAGCAGATCCTGACCCGCTCACTGGCCGAGTCTGAGTCCAAGTTTAATACCCTTTCTGACCTGATCCCCGACGGATTTCTGCTGGTAGAGAACGACACCATTATTGCCTCAAATCCGGTTGCCGTGCGTCTGCTGGGCTTTAACAGCTCTGAAGATCTGCTGGGCGAAAATATGGGCAGGCTGTTTATTGATGAGACAACCAAAACCGTATTTAACGGCAGACTGGCAGGTCTGCTGGAAGAGTCTTCCATTACCTGTATGACAGGGGCACGTTGTGGTGTTGAGCGAAAGGTGCATCTGCGCGCAGATAAAACTCTGGTGCTGGGTAACGATTCTCATATCGTTATTATTGAAGATGCCGACGATACCAACTCAGGCTCATCGGAAAGTAGCCATGATTCCCATTTCGACTCCCTAACCAAACTCTATAACCGCTATGGATTCACTAAGCGGCTGGAGCACTTTATCAACAACCAGACTCCGCTGGTGATGCTCTATCTGGATATTGACAACTTCAAGAATATCAATGACTCACTGGGCCACCATATCGGTGATAAAGTGATTCAGGAAGTCTCCTCCCGGCTTCAGCGACTGCTTCCGGC is from Vibrio sp. JC009 and encodes:
- the rimI gene encoding ribosomal protein S18-alanine N-acetyltransferase encodes the protein MTHKLIPMQQAHLPQVWQIEKLAHTHPWSQSLINDLSSRGGCHHVLVDNRDNVLGYFYAQNIVGEVTLLNIAVNPEKQGQGIGRELLDGFLEYCESQKAESAWLEVRESNARAIALYDSAGFNEVDRRRDYYPAKNGKEDAIIMSYLFFPG
- a CDS encoding ribbon-helix-helix protein, CopG family: MENKSARLTVLIDPKKKQALEQLCASQDITPSQVVRQLIRDYLNKHGVDYGQTDAVNNPQVKN
- a CDS encoding SCP2 domain-containing protein, with the translated sequence MLNKIRKHLVHNAAGILRPPVQFLPKSVQKTVLLEGLKQVFHESLEDGDFEFLEDKWLRVSVVDLNLNWFISYQDEKLVVSDKTEQEDVSFSGKLNDLVLIAGRKEDPDTLFFQRRLSIEGDTELGLEVKNLMDSIDLDALPKALQVMINQLADFVYKGMQEENLDSGDTNAYSN
- a CDS encoding DNA polymerase III subunit psi; protein product: MTRKTQSYLAEMGIDSWTLEHPERIEGYEAAPVVLDENCRLLLVSPEKPEGEIVVMFEKVLKSIKLTLDQARHIYPHQLNQIQSGGLKWVWFSGCEASPLEEANILTSPLLNEIDGNVELRRALWQQICSYDS
- a CDS encoding SulP family inorganic anion transporter, translating into MFAILEAKHSGFLNQKYWLQNIISGVIVGVVALPLGMAFAIASGAKPEQGIYTSIVAGIMVSLFGGSRLQIAGPTGAFIVVLSGITAKYGIDGLQIATMMAGVILVCLGLARMGAVIKYIPAPVIIGFTSGIGVTIWIGQWRDFFGLPAISGEHFHQKILHLFSVLPQFDSTTTLLAGLSLFLVVFGGRIPGLSKVPGPLIALICGTLIQYFFEFESVRTIGSAFGGIPQGLPELSFPAFNDAHIIELIGPAFTIAMLGSIESLLSAVVADGMAGTKHNSNQELVGQGLANIAAPLFGGFAATGAIARTATNIRNGGNSPVSGIIHSVTLVLILLLLAPLAVHIPLATLSAILFVVAWNMSEARHFIRIVKQAPRADVSILLITFFLTVFADLVIAVNIGVILATLHFLRRMAASVEVKGGSDKGISRQLKYHGIEKLPEGLLVYAVDGPFFFAAVDQFEHALSVTQTELKTVVIDLQQVPFMDITAIQTLEDVIKQLKLKGITVRLSGANARVSKKLHKAGVLEQVGLENRFTELKAAVNAG
- a CDS encoding N-acetyltransferase, with protein sequence MLIRTEAPADILPVDALLKSAFETEAEASLVMKLRENAKLTLALVACNDEGEVVGYVMFSPVSLEGEDLGWQGMAPVAVKEEYRNQGIAGDLIKEGLESLYQFGYSACVVLGDPAFYGRYGFKDSADFGFSCEWEVPEGAFRVAELEPGIFDGKKGLIQYSEEFAQV